The following are from one region of the Biomphalaria glabrata chromosome 4, xgBioGlab47.1, whole genome shotgun sequence genome:
- the LOC106074536 gene encoding uncharacterized protein LOC106074536 isoform X2 — MLRYTEDCFSDTFITTIGVDFRNQPTEVSGIKVKLQIWDTAPPYRFRRKVPSFYRGADGVMFVFDLTNMDSFQNMSSWMKETAHDLSEHCTLLLVGNKSDQVKGRVVPFEAAQSFADSVSLPYLETSAKSSFNVHNAFNSLAQSIAKNKKKHVEGGNCCRPCGHQSQTSGLRPVFRQRHMLYCLEI, encoded by the exons ATGTTACGTTACACTGAGGACTGCTTCAGCGACACTTTCATCACCACCATAGGCGTCGACTTCAG AAACCAACCCACAGAGGTGTCAGGGATAAAAGTCAAACTACAAATTTGGGACACAGCTCCGCCTTACAGATTCAGACGTAAAGTGCCCAGCTTCTACAGAGGAGCTGACGGGGTAATGTTCGTGTTTGATCTGACCAACATGGACAGTTTCCAGAATATGAGCAGCTGGATGAAAGAGACTGCTCACGACCTCTCTGAACACTGCACGCTGCTTCTAGTCGGTAACAAGTCAGACCAGGTCAAAGGGCGTGTGGTCCCCTTCGAGGCGGCCCAAAGTTTCGCGGACAGTGTCAGCCTCCCTTACCTAGAAACAAGCGCGAAAAGTTCCTTCAACGTGCACAACGCATTCAACTCTTTGGCACAATCTATAgcgaagaacaaaaagaaacatgttGAAGGAGGCAACTGCTGCAGGCCATGTGGACATCAGAGCCAGACCAGTGGACTACGACCAGTGTTTCGGCAGAGACATATGCTCTACTGCTTAGAAATCTGA
- the LOC106074535 gene encoding uncharacterized protein LOC106074535, with protein sequence MSQQAASEYIFKIIFVGDSSVGKTSLMLRYTEDCFSDSFITTIGVDFKIKTIDVSGVSAKLHIWDTAGQDRFKNIVSSFYRGADGVVLVFDVTNMDSFQNIGTWMKDARHYASDQCTLLLVGNKSDLVKERVVSFEAAQSFADSVGLPYLETSAKSSFNVHNAVNHLAETLVKERKESSVLTPATPVGFIDIRARQVHTGWCFGKDTCSTL encoded by the exons AGTCAGCAAGCCGCAAGCGAGTACATCTTCAAAATCATCTTCGTTGGAGACTCCAGCGTGGGCAAAACTTCCCTGATGTTACGTTACACTGAGGACTGCTTCAGCGACAGTTTCATCACCACCATAGGCGTCGACTTCAA aATCAAAACTATCGATGTTTCAGGAGTTTCCGCCAAACTTCACATCTGGGACACCGCCGGTCAAGACCGGTTCAAGAATATAGTTTCCAGCTTCTACAGGGGAGCAGACGGTGTGGTCCTGGTCTTCGATGTCACCAACATGGACAGCTTCCAGAACATCGGGACCTGGATGAAAGATGCCCGCCACTACGCCTCTGACCAGTGCACACTCCTTCTAGTCGGTAACAAGTCAGATCTGGTCAAAGAGCGTGTCGTCTCCTTCGAGGCGGCCCAAAGTTTCGCGGACAGTGTCGGCCTCCCTTACCTAGAAACAAGCGCGAAAAGTTCCTTCAACGTGCACAACGCAGTCAACCATCTGGCAGAAACTCTGGTGAAGGAACGGAAAGAATCGTCCGTGCTGACTCCAGCCACTCCGGTTGGTTTTATTGACATCAGGGCCAGGCAAGTCCACACTGGATGGTGCTTCGGAAAAGACACCTGCTCAACATTATAA
- the LOC106074536 gene encoding uncharacterized protein LOC106074536 isoform X1 produces the protein MSQQARENIFKIIFVGDSSVGKTSLMLRYTEDCFSDTFITTIGVDFRNQPTEVSGIKVKLQIWDTAPPYRFRRKVPSFYRGADGVMFVFDLTNMDSFQNMSSWMKETAHDLSEHCTLLLVGNKSDQVKGRVVPFEAAQSFADSVSLPYLETSAKSSFNVHNAFNSLAQSIAKNKKKHVEGGNCCRPCGHQSQTSGLRPVFRQRHMLYCLEI, from the exons ATG AGTCAACAAGCCAGAGAGAATATCTTCAAAATCATTTTCGTGGGAGACTCCAGCGTGGGCAAAACTTCCCTGATGTTACGTTACACTGAGGACTGCTTCAGCGACACTTTCATCACCACCATAGGCGTCGACTTCAG AAACCAACCCACAGAGGTGTCAGGGATAAAAGTCAAACTACAAATTTGGGACACAGCTCCGCCTTACAGATTCAGACGTAAAGTGCCCAGCTTCTACAGAGGAGCTGACGGGGTAATGTTCGTGTTTGATCTGACCAACATGGACAGTTTCCAGAATATGAGCAGCTGGATGAAAGAGACTGCTCACGACCTCTCTGAACACTGCACGCTGCTTCTAGTCGGTAACAAGTCAGACCAGGTCAAAGGGCGTGTGGTCCCCTTCGAGGCGGCCCAAAGTTTCGCGGACAGTGTCAGCCTCCCTTACCTAGAAACAAGCGCGAAAAGTTCCTTCAACGTGCACAACGCATTCAACTCTTTGGCACAATCTATAgcgaagaacaaaaagaaacatgttGAAGGAGGCAACTGCTGCAGGCCATGTGGACATCAGAGCCAGACCAGTGGACTACGACCAGTGTTTCGGCAGAGACATATGCTCTACTGCTTAGAAATCTGA